One Tolypothrix bouteillei VB521301 DNA window includes the following coding sequences:
- a CDS encoding catalase-related domain-containing protein, whose amino-acid sequence MTPDQQDRLIQNIAGSLSQARRDIQMRQICHFFRADINYGRRVAEGLGIEIDASMMPASAQTVNA is encoded by the coding sequence ATGACACCCGACCAACAAGACCGTCTCATACAAAATATTGCAGGTAGTTTGAGCCAAGCAAGACGCGACATTCAAATGCGACAGATCTGCCATTTCTTCCGTGCAGATATTAATTACGGTCGTCGTGTGGCAGAAGGATTGGGGATTGAGATCGATGCATCCATGATGCCAGCATCTGCTCAAACCGTTAACGCATAA